TGTCAAATTTTAGATCTACTGCAATGAGATCAATGGAATTAACCCGGTTTTCTTATCCGGAATTTTCTTGAGAATTCAAGAAGAGATAAATTATTCTAATAATTCCAAAAAAAAGATATCGTtcaatgtgtgtgtgtgggtgtgttgaaagggaagaagagcggATAAATTTTACCAAAAGCAAGGTCGAAGAATGGTGCTCTATACCTTGGAAATCAATCGATTTGTTCTTATTTATCTCATTAAAATCGGATTCAAAAGGCAAGATTGGTTGAAGATATGGAACTTATAAGGGTTTTATCGTAAAGGGTAAATGGCTAATTGGAGAATGGAGGTAAGTTGAGGGTTTGAGGATAGGGTttaggaagaggaagaagaggaagaagaggaagaagaggaagaaacagCTAATACCTCTGCTTCTGCTTTGATTGCATTTCACCACGTATATTGCTTTACTCACAGACCCGCTATTAAACGGGAACGGGTCTTATTCAAggattttaaaatttggaatCGGATCCTCGACCAAAGTCGGtctccaaaaccctagaatcggctGATCTCAAATCGCTGGAATCGGGATCAATTATGATGGATTCAATCGGTGCATTTCCGGGTTTTATCTTCCGGGATGAACACGGTTCTATTGTACCTGCAATCTCTCAACcaccttccttcttttccttcagcAATTGTTGGTGCAGCTTTGGCAATAAGAGCAGCTTTGTTGGAGGCGCTTTCAAAGGGCTTGGTAACTTGTTGGTCGAATCTAATAATCTGGGAATTGTGACCCTGCTTCaactacaacttttctaattgcaaactgcctcctactttcaaaacagtaCAGCACTTTAGTCTAATCCATTAGTCTGGGACGTTATGTTCAAACGTCGAAacttttttgatcattttgcccGTAGAATGACCAACTTACCCTCACTAACACtcaaccctgcaactcatcttccaaatTCTACTTATCTCCACCGTAACCGCTGTCAAGGGTTTCAGGGATCATCTACCCAACATCTCCACCGTAATCCATGGCCGGAAGAAACCCACCACCATATCTAAGCTAAGATTCATCAATTTGACCCAGTTGAAACTCGGAATCATGCATGATGCATCCATATGCAACCTCAATTAATAggaccttttttcttttttatttgacaCTGCAGAAATCAATTACTGCTCTATAGATCCCAACCACTATCAGCTTCTCGCACCAAATTAACAAGCAAAACATGGATCGGGAAAAGACAAAAGTAATAACACAAGAAATTGAAGGCTTTCCTGGAAATGTGCTGGAAAAATCATGAGCCCTGTGTAAACTAAACCCTTAAGCAACTCAGTACCAACAGATTTCTCTACCAAGCTACCCCATTCCATTCAAGCACAAAGCAGCGAACAAATGAATTATGAAATTCCCAAAAAATGGAACATTGAACCCAGTCTCAACAGAAACAAGTATAAAAACGGAACGATCTGCGCCGCAGTTCTAGAAAAGAACAACTAGAAGCATTAGAAGAAATAGAACGATCTACACCAAGCGATTTGGAGCTCGGGCACCAGACATCCAAAAATTTGAGCAGGTTTTCCGCCATTTTTTGTCTTATGGAACgatcaaacaaaaaaaccctCCTTTTCTTCGGTTTCAACGCGATCTAGATCGAGACCTCTCGAAGCCAAAGCTGCTCAAGTCTCTGATGATCGAAGCAGATGACAGGCTCGAACCAAATTAGGGCATAAATTGAGCGAATCCGAGAGAGAACGGGATCTGAGAGTTTttatgagaaagagaagaaaacgaAGGTTAAAAAAAGTGGGGGGGCGGTTTCATTTGAATCGAATCCAATACTGGGAGGTGCCTTGTTGGGTAGATGATCCCTGGAACCCTTCGCAGTGGTGGTGCAGTCAATTGGGTTCCGGCCATGGATTACGGTGGAGATAGCTAGGGTTTGGAAGATGAGTTCCAGGGTTGAGTGTTAGTGAGGGCAAGTTGGTCATTCTACCCAATTAagggcaaaatgatcaaaaaaattCAGACGTTTGAACATAACGTCCCAgactaacggattggaccaaagtgctacattATTTTGAAAGTAAGAGAAATTTTCAATTAGAAAAGTTATAAGGGAGTATTTGGACAAATGGATATTTTTAGGGGGGCATTTATAAAtaaaccttttttattttattcaaagGGAGAAACAACGCTGCTGCTGTCTCCTTGGCTTGGAGGGCACTgtcaatcatggttttagtgcacagtatcagATTAGGATCGGCAACACGTAAAactgatatgataccgatacagTATCAGTCTGGATCGGATAAAATTACTCCTGAATTCCatttaaaatgagttttttggccattttaccccttgtcgtTCCGTGCTATCGACACGGTATTGGTATCAGTGACTAGCAAACCTGGTACTGggcgatacgatactgatacttagaaccaggCTATCAATTTCCTAGACCAATGAACTATTACGCTTTCATCAAAGTTGTGTGACAGTTTGGCCCAATTCTGTTCCATGGCTTTAGCTATGTGTTCTAATCTGGCTATGAATTTACATGAATCCTAATAAATTAAGGAACATGgcaggagggggggggggaccttcTCTCTACCTTGTTTCcctctttctaccaaaaaaataaaacagatgAAAGACAGAATATCCTAATCCCTGGAATGTGATTTTCTGATTAAATTGAGAAAAGGGTTCAAATAAGCGGAATAGGCAATTGAATCGGCCCTAATTGATTCCGATCGGGAGTTGGCCTGAACCATAGAAACTTTTCTTGAATCAATAGATTTGGATTGACAAGAATCGAGATTGGGTTCCGACCAAGTTAATGCCTTAACGAtagcaaaataaagctttgaaaatcaaAGAAGATGTTTGAAGTGTCATGAACCCGACCCCATCAATGGCACCATATTGTCCACTTTGGCATGTAGgcccatagttagtaagttcatGAACGACAATGATACGGGAATGGATACATACGACAATTAAAGGGGTTAGACGATAATAATACCTTTTAAAAACCTAGCGCAATAAAACGTGTATAACAATGATacggtacgtgtttaatacgatTGCTCTATAAAAATAGGAGAGCAAAAATGCGtgcatatatacatatacaacaGACATGTACACCTAATAAGCACAATAATTTCATTTACTGATGTGCCTAAATATATAGTATGAAGATCAAATTTAGTTTGATAATGTTGTAATTTTCTCTCTTACATCGATATGATTACTTCCCTTTTCTTACACCCTTGTGCTAATTTTTTTCTATACTATCTGCTCGGTTGTCAGATTCATTCTGCAGTATATTGGTTTATCCTGCCAATGCTCATTTTCGTTTTTCAAGCTTGCCTACTACAAATCTTTTCCCTGTGTAGGTCTGGATTCATGCTAAAAATGGGTGAGTAACAATTGCAATCTATAGATCCTAATTTACTTAGTTCACCATAGATACAAATTTGGGTCTATATGTAACAGCAGAGAGGTCAGTTTCGTGGATTATAAGCCAATACTAAAGCCCATACAGTGCAGAACACAAAGACAAATTGAGAGAAAGGGTGAAAAAGAGGAACTTGCATAACCAAGAGAACCCTTCTTGATTTCAACCAAATAACCTAACCGGTCTTGCAACTTTTTTATTTCAACAAAATAACCTACAAAtcagggggagagagagagagagagagagagaggtcagtGAAGAAAGGGTTTTCCCATTTAAGAGGAAAGGTTTCCGCATTCAAGAATCAGGGGAGGGGAAAGGTTTTCCCCATTCAAAAAGtcaggggaggggagaaggtttcaagtaggggtgtcaatttcagGCCCGGCCCACTAGGCCCGATCGAGCCCACCCAGTtaaagcccggcccagcccggtccgattactaaacgtgtcgggcgGTCCCGGTGTTgggtcctagcccgtcgggCACCCGACCGGACCAATCAATTCCAAGCCCGATCTAGACCGCTCGGTtacagcccgaccctttaacttataaacttcccctccctttccttccaaattttcttttttcgtttgtttctttgttggtctttgacatttattggttagatacacTTAACATAGGTGAGACGaggcttagttttagtttttagatcttactttattagatgtgcttctatttggtgttgtgctgttatttttttattcccctctacttactttgttagatgtgtttctattcgatgttgtgctgctattatttttccctctacttactttgttagatgtgtttctattcggtgttgtgctaCTACTTTAGTTGGGATCAGttttatttgactttgagttgaagcGTACCGTGACTGTCCCACGatgtgatggtttgaacttaaaattctgattGCATGTCAATTAAACCTCGGATCTGCGTATTATACAAGTATAATACACAGATTTACTAAGTATGGGTGGGCCACAATTCTCAAACGAAGGCCAAAGCATATATACGCATTCCATGGCATATATTCAGATGATGTGGGACCATGACTCCCAACAGTCAAACCCATCCCTGGGTCTAATGCCAATGAAATGCCGCGAATCCGGACCCACTGATGACACAATATTATTCTCTTTGGCAGGTGGATCTCACGAGCTCACGATTTTAAAAAGCGTCATGCCAAGTTAGGGAGGCCAGAGCATATATGCACATTTCGTAGCACATACCTAGGTGATGTATGATTTCTTGTGGTTCTACAATATTGTAGAGTGCACAATAGTGTGATTGGGATACCATAGgcatgcatggacatatatATGGTGATGCATACCAATGTGAACAAGAGTATATAGCTAAGTGGATCTGAACTTGACAAATAGTCTCTCCAATGGTAAGAAATACCACAACATTCCACCACATGACCATCAAATAAAGCTTATTTTAGCAGGGCAAGGAAGTAgaattttttctaaaatttccacttttattttaaccttttcctcttcttttcttaggGCTATTTGTTTGACGGGGAGGATGGGTGGGAATGTTGTAGGATTGGGTTCCACACTATAGTGGGTTGGAGAAGAGGGGTGGGATTTTTACTGTTCCCATCAACAGTAACCAAAGTCCTATCTTCACATCAATATGATGGGACTTTGAATAAGATAGGAGTGGGATTTTCAAGTGTCACGTCAACAGATAAAGCATTTAATGTTGTTCCTTGagctaggggtgcaagtttggccttgatGGCCTAAGCCcgccctatcttcttcttctttttttgttcttcgtcttcttcctcttatttcttcttctttttcttcccagcCTAGCCAggccatgcatctcccttccccccatggtcagggccaaaCAGGGTCAACCCTGCCTGACCTTGAAGGGGGGGTcagagttggatttttttggtcccaaatcagggttgggttggatcTGAGCCCAACTAAGGAGACTCAGGGTTGAgctggggttttaaaacacccgacccaacccaaccttgttgCAACCCTACCCTGAGCTTTTATAAGTTCACCATCACAAGTTAACCGAACAAGGTTGAAGTGGGATTTTgaaatgccacatcatcactttcccaccccacctaagtccccgtCAAACAAACTGGCCCTATTTTTAAGATCCCCACAATGTGGGAATAGAAAGCATTTGCACATCTTCTCACATAATGATCCATGTGGGCTCAGATTGACACACACACTCTCGATCTCCTCTATCAATATGTGtccctcattgaaaaaatgtCTCTCAACCCTCATTGGTGCGGTTTTCCACTTTAGTGGTGTCATGGGTAACCTTTGCTCTCGGCATTTCACGTCAGATTTCTGCCATTACCCATTAAAGATATGAAATGTTGCCATTAGTATGTACTTGTACGCATACATACTCTGTTTTTTGAGGCTTTTTACAAGTGATTGAATCTTTGAATCTAGTAAACCAAGGAAGGAGAAAACGATCCAAAGCATGCACATGTCAAGAGTAATctagctttatatatatatatatgactcATATATCTATAGAATCACCAATTAGTACATATTTCTTGCATTGACCTATGGAGACCTCTTTAATTATTTAGGAAGGCCTGGGGGTTTGGGGGTAAGAGCCATAGAGACGTATGCTTAGAACAAGAAAACAAAGAGGGTGATCATGGACATAGGCAGATACAGGCGCATCAGGTGGGATTTATCACTGTATGCATGGCTGCTATACTCATCTTGCATGTGCTGTGCGACATTGAAGTTTCCTGCAAAACACCACACGCACAACATAAGATATAAACTCTATTAGAAAACACTGGTCGATCATCGTTCAATAAGTGGTTTAGAATTGTATACAACGACGGAGTAAGGGGGTCAAATGGGACGGCTCTTGGTAATCAAGACAGTTCTTTACCAATTTCAGTTTTAAGGGGGTCAATCCCAGAACCGTCGTCCCAGTTAAACAGTCCTAAAATTAAGATTCGGTCTCATTTAATAATAGAACTGTCCAATTCCAGTTTTAGCTCCTCACCGATTCTGGGCACAAAGTTTCAAACAttcaaatataaatttttttttttttatttgaaattgtgACATGATTTGAAAGTCTCAAACATTCACATATGTGTTTCTTTGACACGTACGCAACCCTtagtttttctttgtaattacgACAGAACCCTTATATAAATTATAATTCAGCTTCCAAAACCATCCCATTTAGCCACATGACAGGTTGATTCAGGGTTTTAGCTGGTCGATTTGGGATGTTCCCGGTTTCAATCCCAAATTTACACCCTTACAATAGAGGCTAGAAGGGTTAAGCTGGATTTTGATGGTGTGCTTAGTATGCATTATCAAAATAGATTCTAGGTCTAGAACGCATTCTGATACTCAATTCTTGTCTATTTCTCGCTACATAATGCATTCaagacccaaaatctattccaagaatacatactggccaaacacaaccttaatttTAACAAGGGTAATTAAATTGTAAGTTGAAATGGTTACCTCTTTCACTGGTGTAGCCACATCCAGCACTGAGTGTAGCCCTTATATCTTGAACAGTAGCTTTATTGTAAAAACAAAAGTTGTTTAAGATACCATCGATGCAGTCAAGGACAAGGTTTGTCTCCTCCAGGCAAGGCCCATTGCAGTATTCATCGGTTGCTTGAGGAGAGACATTGATGTTTCCGCTCTCATTCAATCTGCAAGTTTCCTCGCAGCTGCTATAAATCTGTACGTTTTGCGCGCAACAAATATATATGTTTGGGTTTGATTAAAACCAATTAAAGTATTCTTCTCTTAGTAATTAATACAAACACATATGTTGTTTCACTTACGTATTGATTATTGAAACAGAGTAATGCTTTTGCAACTAGTTGAGCTGGATCATCATGGGTAAAGTCTGCACCAAAAGATTATTACAAAGGAAACCCAACATCAATATATGAAGAACCTATGAATCCTTGACTACAAATCTGTACAAGAAAACATGTCTCATGATTAAACCATAAATATATGCAGACCTGATTTGCAGCATGAGACAGAAATGGAGATTAGAACTGCAACAAGGAAGCAGCGTTTGGGGCCTGGGGTGGATGAGAATGAGATTGCCATTGCAGAAGAAGCTAGCTAGTTCTCAATTTcagtgttttttgttttaatcttCTGAAACTCATGGGAAAGTGAGCAA
The sequence above is a segment of the Telopea speciosissima isolate NSW1024214 ecotype Mountain lineage chromosome 7, Tspe_v1, whole genome shotgun sequence genome. Coding sequences within it:
- the LOC122666674 gene encoding uncharacterized protein LOC122666674 codes for the protein MAISFSSTPGPKRCFLVAVLISISVSCCKSDFTHDDPAQLVAKALLCFNNQYIYSSCEETCRLNESGNINVSPQATDEYCNGPCLEETNLVLDCIDGILNNFCFYNKATVQDIRATLSAGCGYTSERGNFNVAQHMQDEYSSHAYSDKSHLMRLYLPMSMITLFVFLF